A section of the Telopea speciosissima isolate NSW1024214 ecotype Mountain lineage chromosome 3, Tspe_v1, whole genome shotgun sequence genome encodes:
- the LOC122655767 gene encoding protein PAM71-homolog, chloroplastic produces the protein MQAQLIHSPIVSRGKLPLLASIDSLPCSIPLSRRRTSNSLRYKDILRLNSVCGTTRAQASNVSIGSGGYEGREENDKRNISIGGPPSENLTESAKPPNRLPYPVSVAIVLLGCALAFSLIAFVKGGPSSLMEAFAKSGFTAAFSLIFVSEIGDKTFFIAALLAMQYKKGLVLLGSMGALSLMTILSVVIGRIFHSVPAQFQTTLPIGEYAAVTLLMFFGLKSIKDAWDLPPDVTESGEKNSELGEFVEAEELVKEKVAKRLTNPLEIIWKSFSLVFFAEWGDRSMLATIALGAAQSPWGVASGAIVGHLLATFIAILGGAFLANYISEKLVGYLGGVLFLIFAVATFMGVF, from the exons ATGCAGGCGCAGTTAATCCATTCTCCAATTGTTTCGAGAGGGAAGCTCCCCTTATTGGCTTCCATCGATTCCCTCCCTTGTTCTATCCCTTTATCCAGAAGGAGAACTTCAAATTCAT TGAGATACAAGGATATATTGAGGTTGAATTCAGTGTGTGGAACAACCAGAGCTCAAGCTTCCAATGTCAGTATTGGATCTGGAGGCTACGAAGGACGGGAGGAAAATGATAAACGCAATATCTCCATAGGAGGTCCTCCGAGTGAAAATTTAACTGAATC GGCGAAACCTCCTAATCGACTTCCTTATCCAGTATCCGTAGCTATTGTGCTACTTGGATGTGCTTTAGCTTTTTCATTGATTGCCTTTGTGAAGGGAGGACCTTCATCACTCATGGAAGCATTTGCAAAGTCAGGCTTCACTGCTGCCTTCTCATTGATATTTGTTTCTGAGATTGGAGACAAG ACATTTTTTATTGCTGCACTGTTGGCCATGCAATATAAAAAAGGATTG GTCTTGTTGGGCTCGATGGGTGCTCTTTCACTTATGACAATCCTGTCTGTGGTAATAGGACGGATATTCCATTCAGTGCCAGCTCAGTTTCAAACAA CCTTGCCCATTGGAGAATATGCGGCAGTTACTCTTCTTATGTTCTTTGGTCTTAAATCCATAAAAGATGCATGGGACCTGCCACCGGATGTGACCGAGAGTGGTGAAAAGAACTCAGAACTTGGGGAATTTGTTGAAGCTGAGGAACTTGTCAAGGAAAAG GTGGCAAAGCGGCTCACAAATCCACTAGAAATCATCTGGAAGTCTTTTAGCCTCGTATTCTTTGCT GAATGGGGAGATCGCTCAATGCTTGCAACAATTGCTCTAGGTGCTGCACAG TCCCCATGGGGTGTGGCTAGTGGGGCCATTGTTGGACACCTACTTGCGACATTTATAGCAATTCTGGGAGGAGCATTTCTTGCCAACTATATTTCTGAAAAACTG GTTGGCTATTTGGGTGGAGTTCTCTTTCTTATATTTGCAGTTGCCACATTTATGGGAGTTTTCTGA
- the LOC122655462 gene encoding pentatricopeptide repeat-containing protein At3g49740, whose amino-acid sequence MKSFPLQVESVSVAVSNATLKPTQLLIKLNSLIAALIRSHQNSSALQVFTQIHSSHHLRPDHYTLVSSLTACANLHDTVAGDQLHSHVICAGFKAYAHVGNTVLSLYAKSKDLNSVNRLFSEITIPDVYTWTILLSAYAKSGQIDYACQLFDGMLYRNAETWNAFPPLDVRLYRNIATWNAIITGCVENGREGTAVEMFLKMRRWGVGHDHYTFASILSLCCSPELVQFGRQVHSLIARTGFLLRVSVVNALLTMYFNCEVVHGAYDVFEEAKGTTCNQITYNAMIAGLVSNGKDREALDLFMEMREACLEPTELTFVTVMSSSSLTGMVKLGRQVHAQIIKMGYEAYTSVSNAAITMYSSYADLDSASVIFERLAKKDSVSWNSMISGCVQCNSLSLAIMVYLRMQRAGLETDDFTVGSLLSYSDSLVIVELIQALVVKNGLLSNILVCNALVSSYSKHGMIKDAFQVFHSMCSQNLISWNTIISGCLFNGLPLLGLDLFRWLLLSELRPNLYTLTVVLSTCASIAALRHGKQVHSYILKLGFGLETPLGNALITMYAKCGILDWASKVFSRMMQRDIVSWNAMICAYAQHGEGKEAIRCFKVLQNLDDVKPDEATFTAVLSACSHAGLVNEGCQIFFTMVDEYGIIPGVDHCSCIIDLLGRAGHLDEAGRLINTMPAQADSKMWWALLGACQAHGNVLLGRVAAEVLQEIEPYNPAAYVQLANIYAAAGQWNEAANVREMMNKRGVVKQPAYSWIE is encoded by the coding sequence ATGAAGTCTTTTCCTTTACAAGTGGAAAGCGTAAGTGTTGCTGTTTCAAATGCAACTCTTAAGCCAACACAACTCCTCATAAAACTAAATTCCTTGATTGCAGCGCTCATTCGCTCACACCAAAACTCCTCGGCCCTCCAAGTCTTCACCCAAATCCACTCATCTCATCACCTGAGACCTGATCACTACACCCTCGTCAGCTCCCTCACAGCTTGCGCCAACCTCCATGACACTGTTGCCGGAGACCAACTCCATTCCCACGTCATCTGTGCTGGCTTCAAGGCCTACGCCCACGTTGGTAACACAGTCCTTTCTCTATACGCGAAATCAAAAGATTTGAATTCTGTGAATCGATTGTTCAGCGAGATCACCATCCCTGATGTATACACATGGACGATTCTGTTGTCTGCATATGCAAAATCAGGCCAGATTGACTATGCTTGCCAACTGTTCGACGGTATGCTTTACAGAAATGCTGAGACATGGAATGCCTTCCCACCGTTGGATGTAAGGCTTTACAGAAATATTGCAACATGGAATGCCATAATAACAGGCTGTGTAGAAAATGGGCGTGAAGGGACTGCTGTGGAAATGTTCCTTAAGATGCGTCGATGGGGCGTCGGGCATGACCACTATACTTTTGCAAGTATTCTGAGCTTATGTTGTTCTCCTGAGCTAGTGCAGTTTGGAAGGCAGGTGCACTCTCTCATTGCTAGAACTGGGTTTTTGCTCAGGGTTTCTGTGGTCAATGCTCTGCTCACAATGTATTTCAACTGTGAAGTGGTTCATGGTGCATATGATGTATTTGAAGAGGCCAAAGGGACAACCTGTAATCAGATTACCTATAATGCCATGATAGCAGGGTTGGTGAGCAATGGGAAAGATAGGGAGGCTTTAGATTTGTTCATGGAAATGAGAGAAGCTTGTCTTGAGCCAACTGAGCTGACTTTTGTGACTGTTATGAGTTCAAGTTCGTTAACAGGAATGGTGAAACTTGGCCGTCAAGTACATGCCCAAATTATTAAGATGGGTTATGAAGCCTATACCTCTGTGAGCAATGCTGCAATAACTATGTACTCCAGTTATGCCGATCTGGATTCAGCTTCGGTTATTTTTGAGAGGTTGGCGAAGAAGGATTCTGTGTCGTGGAATTCCATGATTAGTGGTTGTGTTCAATGTAATTCCCTGTCATTAGCAATCATGGTCTACCTGCGAATGCAGAGGGCAGGGCTAGAGACAGATGACTTTACAGTTGGTAGTCTATTATCGTACTCTGACTCTCTAGTGATTGTTGAGTTGATTCAAGCTCTTGTTGTTAAAAATGGGCTTCTCTCAAACATCCTTGTTTGCAACGCACTggtttcttcatattctaaGCATGGTATGATTAAGGATGCGTTTCAAGTTTTTCATagcatgtgttcccaaaatttgATATCTTGGAATACAATTATATCAGGGTGTTTGTTTAATGGCTTGCCGCTACTGGGTTTAGACCTATTCCGATGGTTGCTGTTGTCAGAATTAAGGCCAAATTTGTACACTCTCACTGTTGTTTTGAGCACTTGTGCTAGCATAGCAGCTTTAAGACATGGTAAACAAGTTCATAGCTACATTCTTaaattgggttttggtttagaGACACCCTTGGGAAATGCCCTCATTACAATGTATGCAAAATGTGGGATTTTAGATTGGGCGTCTAAAGTCTTCAGCAGGATGATGCAGAGGGACATAGTGTCTTGGAATGCCATGATTTGTGCGTATGCCCAAcatggagaaggaaaagaagctATCAGGTGCTTCAAGGTGCTGCAAAACTTAGATGATGTTAAACCAGATGAGGCCACCTTCACTGCAGTTCTTTCTGCTTGTAGCCATGCTGGTTTGGTTAATGAGGGTTGTCAGATATTCTTTACAATGGTGGACGAATATGGCATAATTCCTGGAGTAGATCATTGTTCTTGCATTATTGACCTTCTAGGTCGAGCTGGGCATCTTGATGAAGCTGGAAGATTGATAAATACCATGCCTGCCCAAGCAGATTCCAAGATGTGGTGGGCATTGCTTGGTGCTTGTCAAGCTCATGGTAATGTGTTGCTGGGAAGAGTTGCAGCTGAGGTCCTTCAAGAAATTGAACCATATAATCCTGCTGCTTATGTTCAATTAGCAAATATTTATGCCGCTGCTGGGCAGTGGAATGAAGCAGCAAATGTGAGGGAAATGATGAACAAGAGGGGGGTTGTAAAGCAGCCTGCATACAGTTGGATTGAATGA